A segment of the Leptolyngbya sp. NIES-3755 genome:
GGAGTGCACGATCGACAATGGGTGACTTTTCAGACAAGTGTGACAGAAACTCAGCTTGAAGGCGAAAACGTAGACTGGGCATGGAGTCCAACGAATCGGAACATTCCAAATCTGCTCCGAAATCTGGGACTAGCTTGGAAGATTCTACGACGCGATCGACCGGATTTAGTCATCTCCACAGGTGCAGGAGTCGCAGTTCCCTTTCTTCTGCTCGCAAAGCTATTTGGAAGTCAAACGATCTTTATCGAATCCATCACCCGTGTGAATGACTTGAGCTTGTCTGCAAAGTTAAGTTTACCGTTTCTCAATGTTCTATATGTTCATTGGGCAGAATTACAGCATCGTTATCCCAAAGCAACATTGATTAAAGCATCATCGGATTAGTTCATGATTTTTGTTACTGTCGGAACTGAGCAATACGCCTTCAACCGCTTAATGTGTTGGATTTCAATCCTGATGCAGCATGGATTAATCCAAGAACAAGTGATTGTTCAATATGGCACTTCTAAGCGATTGCCAACGAATGTGATTGCTCATAAAACCGTTCCTCTCGATCGCTTTTCTCAACTGGTTCAACAAGCCCGATTAGTCATTAGTCACTGTGGGGAAGGATCATTGTTTATGCTGGAAGAAATTGGAACGCCTTATATTTTAGTGCCGCGCAGTGTTCGATTTCAGGAACATGTGGATGATCATCAAGTAGAACTGGCGATCGCGCTTTCCAGTATTGGAATTGAGATCGCATGGTCGCCTGGAGATTTAGTTCGGTTCGTCACGGCTGCCGAATCGAGAGAAAGTAAATTGTTCTCGATCGCGTCATCGCAGGCACTCTGTGATCAGTTAAGCCTTGATTCTGAACGATTCTTTGCTGCTTAATTTTGTGAGGTCAACATGATTCAACAGTCTTCGATCGAATTTTCCGTCATCCACACTGAAGAACTCTATCTATTGCAACTTCCAGCGTTGTTAACGGTGACTGAAGCAGTCGCATTCCGCACCAAGTGTCGAGAGCTAATCGAAACGAAACCGACTCCATCTAAGATTATTCTCGATTTCGCTCAGACCACCTTTATCGATAGTAGTGCGATCGGTGCTTTAGTGATGTGTCTGAAAGCGGCTCGATCGTGTCAGATTGAACTGGTGTTGTGGAGCGTGAAGCCTGAAATTGTCGCGATTTTAGAGTTAGCGGGTCTCGATCGACAATTCACGATCGAGGCTGAGACACTTCCTCTAGAACCCAGTTCCAAATCTCAGATCGAAGCGACTCATCCATCGATTCAATCCAGAACTAAAAGAGCGATCGACATTGCGGGTGCAATTGTTGGTTTAGGAATTACAGCAGTTGTCTTTGTTCCAATTGCGATCGCGATCAAGCTCGATAGTCCAGGTGCAATTCTTTTTTCTCAAACTCGCTGTGGTCACTTGGGGCGGCGCTTTCAAGTTTGGAAGTTTCGATCAATGGTCAGTGATGCTGAACAGTTAAAAGCACAGGTAGAAAATCAGAACGAAGGTGCATTTTTCAAGAACACCCATGATCCGAGAATTACGAGAGTCGGGCGATTTTTGCGGAAAACGAGCTTAGATGAACTGCCGCAGTTTTGGAATGTACTCTGCGGTGAAATGAGCTTAGTCGGAACTCGTCCACCTCTGCCTGAAGAAGTCGATCGATATGAGATTGCCAACTGGCAGCGGCTCAATGTTAAACCTGGAATTACTGGAGAATGGCAGGTACATGGTCGATCGAAGATTCGCAACTTTGAGCAAGTGATTCAGTTAGATTTGCGGTATCAAGAACGCTGGAATCTGAAGTATGATCTGGAGCTAATTCTAAAAACCATTGTGGTTCTGTTCAGAAAAGATAGTGCGTTTTAACGATTTCAGGAGTGCATCCACCATGAACGATCTTGCAGCTACCGAGGGTGTGATTCACTTCGATCGATTAATTGTTCAAACTGAGTTAACGGCAATTTCGCAGATTCTAGCCTGGTTTGGAACATTTCAACAGTCTCCAGTCACGCAAGCGATTTGGCTTCAAGGACAGATTGGATTAGTCGAAGGTTTTACGAATGCAGTCCGACACGCGCACGAAGAGTTACCCAGACAAACTCCGATTAAGCTTGAGGCAGGTATCTACCCAAATCATTTAGAAATTCGAGTCTGGGATCGAGGATCGCCCTTTGATTTAGACGCATTAATCGATCGAGTCGAGCAAGCATATCCAAATCCGATCGAACATGAAGCCCACTGGGGAGCCGCACTGTTTAAGAAGCTTCGAGATCAACACAGTTGGCAGATTGATTACCGCTGCTCTCGTGAAGGTCAAAATTGTCTGAAGTTAACTAAGTTTTATTAGAGTGCGTTTGGATCGATGCCAAGAGATCGAAGTCTTTCCGCCATTTGCTGCGATCGTTGCCGTTCCTGTTCTAACTGCTGTTCTGCTCGTTCTGCCCGTTGCCGTTCTTGGTCGAGCATTTGATTGATTTCAGCAAACGAGAAAAAGGGCGTTCCATCAGGGCGATACAACTGAAGTTCCGCACCTAATTCAAATCGAATTTCCAATTGGGGACTTACCCAACCGGACATCGAATCAATCCGATCGAGTAATCCATCTTCCGATCGCTGCCATCCGCTAAGTTGAATTCGATCCGGATCGTAAACGTAGTACTCTTCAACTCCATACGTGTGATAAAACAGCAACTTTCGCTCCATTTCGGGCTGTGTATTTCCTGGAGATAGAATTTCAAAGACGACTTGTGGAGGGAGATTATCCTCTTTCCACTGCTGATAAGAACCGCGATCGCCTTTCGGTCTGCCGAATACAACCATCGCATCAGGAGCCGTACACAGTCGATTATTCCCTTCAACCGGATACCACAGCAAATCTCCCGCAACAAACACATTCGGATCGTTAGCAAACAGCCATTCTAAATTTTGCTCGATCACCACGATCCAGCGAAACTGCTTCGTATTATCCGCCATCGGTTTGCCATCACTTTCCGGGTAAAACACTTCACTAGAAGCGGTTTGCTGCTGCTGAGTCACCATGATGCGGAATCTCCTGCAACGATCGGTTTTCAATTCACTATAGTACAGTTGCTTCAATTTTTCATCGGCACTGAAGAAATGCGAGAATAGTCCACAGTGAACCAGGCACAACAAGATGGTAAGTGAAGTTAAAACAATCACAGGACGTGGAATTCCCTTAGTCGGTAATGACATTGATACCGATCGCATTATTCCAGCAAGATTTCTCCGCTGTGTGACCTTTGATGGATTAGGAGCACAAGTGTTCGCTGACGATCGCGTTCAATTGCAAGGAAAGCATCCATTTGATCTATCGCAGTACCAGGGCGCAACAATTCTAATTGTGAATGGGAATTTTGGCTGTGGATCGAGTCGGGAACATGCACCTCAAGCGATCGCGAAATGGGGAGTTCAAGCGATCATTGGAGAAAGCTTTGCAGAGATTTTCTTTGGGAACTGTGTCGCGATCGGAATTCCTTGTATTACATCTGAGCCAAGTGTTACTAGCCAACTTCAGAAGCTCGTCGAAGATGATCCACAGCTTGAGATTTTAGTGGACTTAGACCAAATGAAAGTGCGGTGTGGATCATTTGAGGCTGATCTCTCAATGCCTTCTGGAGCGCGTCAAATGCTGACTTCTGGAACTTGGGATGCGTGTGGTCAGTTGGTATCCCAAGCGGATCAAGTTCGGGCAACCGCAGCGAAGTTACCTTATGTGGCTTGGAGTCGATAGTCTACCAAGTTGTGTAAGGATGCTGTGCGAGATTGGAATTGTAGTAGCGCGGATCATCTGAGACATCTTCTCCGATCCAGTCAGGAAGGTCGATCGATTGATCTGCGCTTTTCAGTTCCACTTCTGCGATCGTCAATCCTCGATTTGCCCCCAAAAAATCGTCAACCTCCCACAGTAAACCATTCCATTCAATCTTGTGACGATACTTCTCAATTAATGGGGGTTTGCACAAACTATCTAACATCTGTGTGGCATCCTCAACCGGGATTTCGTACTCGTACTCAGCGCGAGAAATTCCCTGGGTTCTACCTTTGATCGTGATGTAACCACGATCGCGAATCACTCGAATTCTGACGGTACTTTCAAGGGTGGGAATGTATCCTTGACGGTAAAGTTCACCTTCAGCAAGACTCCGCCATTGATCATTCTTGACTAAGAACTTTCGCTCGATTTCAATCCCCATTGTTCTAACTCTCCTGGTCTTGTAGAAATAGAAACGCATCCACTTCTGCACCCGTCGGTTGAGCATCGATCGCACCCGATCGCATCGTCGTTAATGCTCCCGCTGCACTCGCATATCGAACAATCCGATCGGCATCTTGTTTGACTTCGGTTAATTGATGTTGGCAAAGCTGATGAACAAATCCAGCTAAGAAACTATCGCCTGCACCTGTTGTGTCTTCAACCTCGATCGAGAATGCTGGAACTTTCCCTTCTTTCTGACTCAAACAATACGCACATCCTTTTTCTCCCGCAGTGACAAGTACGCCTTCCAAACTTTCAACTCGATGAGCAATCACACCCGGATCAGTTGTTTCAAACAGCCATTCTGCTTCTTCTTCTGCCATTTTGAGATAGTCTGCACGTTTGATCACTTCATGAATCATTTTCGGTGCAATACTTTGATCCTTCCAAAACACAGGTCGCCAGTTCACATCTAACACGACTTTGACAAAGAACTGTTCACAGAGTTCAAGCGCCCGGTCGATCGCGGCTCGGCTCTCTGGATAAGCGAATAACAATGTTCCAATCACCAAGTAATCTGCATGTTGAAACAGTTCGACGGGAATGCGATCGGCTTTTAAGTGCGTATCTGCAAACTCAGTCGTATCCCGCTGTTCCCCGAATGCTACGAAACTACGATCGCCTGTTTCTGATCTCAACACTAAAACTGTTCGTGTGGGTGCGGAATAGGTTTGAATGCCGCTCGTATCGACAGGGATCGACTTCAGTAAATCAATCAGCGATCGACCCAATTCATCTTCGCCCACGCAGCCAACAAACGCGCTTGGTGTCCCTAATTTCGTCAGCGCACAGGCTACATTTGCAGGAGCACCCCCTGGGTAAGAAGTCCAAGAAGACACCGATTCAAGCGGCAATCCCGGCTGATTCGAGATTTGATCGAACAAAATTTCACCTAAACAAATCACACGAGGGTGCATCGCAGTTCCATCTTTCAGTGTTTCCTTTATAGTATTTACGATCGCTCTTTTAAAACCTAAAGAAATCACGATGCCTCCTTTACCTCCCGGAAAATTCGGTCTGCCCCTGATCGGTGAAACGCTAGAGTTTCTAATTGATCCCAAGTTCGTCGAGAAGCGCTATCACAAATATGGTGCGGTTTTCAAAAGTCATATTCTCGGAAAGCCAGCCGTATTTATGGTGGGAGCCGAAGCGGTTGAATTTTTGCTGTCATCAGGATTTGACAATTTTTCTTGGCGTGAAGGTTATCCTGAGACATTTCACAAATTATTAGGTCGATCGCTGTTTGCACAAGAAGGCGAAGAACATCGAAGAAATCGCCGTTTGATCATGCCTGCGTTTCACGGAGCAGCATTGGCGCGATATTTCGAGATCATGGATAAATTAATCTGTAAGTATTTAGTGAAATGGGAGCAACAATACGAATTCAAATGGTTTGATGAATTTAAGCAATTAACGTTTGAGATTGCAAGTCAGATTTTTCTGGGAACAGATACCAGTGATGAAGCGAAGCGATTGAGTGATTCGTTTGCAACTTTAACGGCTGGATTCTTCTCGTTTCCAAAGCTACCAGGAAGCCGATTTCATCAATCGATGAAAGCTCGTCAAGCCCTGCTAGACCATCTGGATCAAGTGATCGATCGCCGTAGAAAGCAACCGACCGATGATGCACTCAGTTTATTGATTCAAGCTGAAGACGAAAATGGCGATCGCTTAAGTCACAAAGAAGTTCGCGATCAAGCCTTGCTGCTATTGTTTGCCGGACACGAAACAACGACAGCAATGTTAACTTGGTTTGCGCTGGAACTTGCCCGTCATCCGGATGTCTTAGAAAAAGCGCGATCGGAACAGAATCAATTCGATCATCCGATCACATCCGATCAACTTACTAAGATGCCCTATCTCGACCAAATCTTGAATGAAGTGAAACGATTGTATCCTCCAGTTCCAGGTGGCTTTCGAGGCGTGATCAAACCATTTGAATTTTCGGGTTATCACATTCCTCAAGGTTGGCTCGCGCAGTACTCAATTCTATTTACGCATCGATTACCTGAACTGTATCCAAATCCTGAAACGTTTGATGTCGATCGATGGAAAGATACGAAACAAAAACCTTTTAGTCTTATCGGTTTCGGTGGAGGTTCCCGAATTTGCATCGGACTTGCTTTTGCCAAACTCGAAATGAAGCTGATCGCGGCTCATCTGTTGCGAAACTACAATTGGGAACTTTTATCCAATCAGAGCCTCAAGCCCGTTTTGATTCCAACTTGCCGACCGAAAGATGGCTTGAAAGTGCAATTCCAAAAGTTATGACAGACAGCAATTCACGCATTCAAATTCTTGCAATCTCAGGCAGTCTTCGTCAAATCTCCTCGAATACTGCTGCGATTCAAGCTGCGATCGCACTATCGCCCGAAACTGTGGAAATGCAATTATACTCTGGGCTAGGTACTCTCCCTCACTTTAATCCCGATCTTGAGGAGCCGTTTGCTGTCACTGATTTACGCGCACAAGTGAAGTGGGCAGACGGTTTATTGATCTCAAGTCCAGAGTACGCGCACGGTGTTCCAGGGGCTTTAAAGAATGCCTTAGACTGGCTCGTGAGCGGAGAAGAGTTTGCGGGAAAGCCCATTGCATTGCTCAATACTTCACCCCGTGCCACTCATGCCCAAGCCTCGTTAATTGAAATTGTAACCACGATGGCAGGACGAGTGATTCCTGAAGCATCCGTGACGATTCCGCTGTTAGGTAAAACGCTTGATGCTGCTGGAATTGTAGCGGATGCGGAAATCTCAGAATTGCTGAAAACTGCGATCGTGAAGCTTGCGAATGCGATCGGAGCAATACAAGCAGAATAGACTCGATATTTCATCCGCATTGCTAGAAGCTTAGGAAGCGATCGTAAAATAAAACGTTGCTCCTCGATCGACAATCCCTTTCGCCCAAATCCGCCCCTGATGTCGATGAATAATTCGTCGAGCCGTCATCAATCCAATGCCATTTCCAGGAAATTCTTCTTGAGCATGGAGACGCTGAAAGGCTCCAAATAAGCGATCGACCTGTGACATCTCAAACCCTGCTCCATTGTCTCGAACAAAGAAAACATTCGGCTCGATCTGTCCAAATTCGATTTCTGCGATCGCTTTGTGACTGGTGTATTTCCAAGCATTGCCAAGTAAGTTCTCTAGTGCAACGCTTAGTAAACGGGCATCTCCATGACAAGATAGCTCTGGATGAATCGTAATCTTGGCAACTTGACCGGACTGTTGTTGAAACTCTTGCACGATCGACAGTGCGATTTGACTCAGATCAACCGTTTCCATGTACATTTCAGCCCGAATAATCCGTGAAAGCTTCAACAGATCTTCGATCAAATCTCCCATCCGTTGAACTGAGAGTTGAATGCGATCGAGATAGTCTTTTCCAGTTTGATCCAGCCCATTCTCGTCAAGCAATAACTCACTAAAGCCTTTGATTCGTCTCAGAGGTGCACGAAGATCATGAGATACTGCATAGCTAAACGCTTCTAATTCTTGATTGACGAGTTCGAGTTGAGTCGTGCGTTCGGTCAGGCGTTGATTCAAATCGGCTTGAGTATCTGCATAGGTTTGAAGCGCGATCGCGGATTGTTTCCTTTCGGTGATATCCTCAAGAATTAGCAATAAACCGCTCGGTTGCAGATCTTGAGGTTGATAGAACAAGGGTTCAAATCTAAGCTC
Coding sequences within it:
- a CDS encoding oligosaccharide biosynthesis protein Alg14 like protein (similar to AA sequence:cyanobase_aa:Cyan7425_2689); translation: MKVLLVCSSGGHFKALYQLRPYWGVHDRQWVTFQTSVTETQLEGENVDWAWSPTNRNIPNLLRNLGLAWKILRRDRPDLVISTGAGVAVPFLLLAKLFGSQTIFIESITRVNDLSLSAKLSLPFLNVLYVHWAELQHRYPKATLIKASSD
- a CDS encoding glucosyltransferase (similar to AA sequence:cyanobase_aa:all2286); its protein translation is MIFVTVGTEQYAFNRLMCWISILMQHGLIQEQVIVQYGTSKRLPTNVIAHKTVPLDRFSQLVQQARLVISHCGEGSLFMLEEIGTPYILVPRSVRFQEHVDDHQVELAIALSSIGIEIAWSPGDLVRFVTAAESRESKLFSIASSQALCDQLSLDSERFFAA
- a CDS encoding anti-sigma-factor antagonist and sugar transfersase (similar to AA sequence:cyanobase_aa:LBDG_48290), whose translation is MIQQSSIEFSVIHTEELYLLQLPALLTVTEAVAFRTKCRELIETKPTPSKIILDFAQTTFIDSSAIGALVMCLKAARSCQIELVLWSVKPEIVAILELAGLDRQFTIEAETLPLEPSSKSQIEATHPSIQSRTKRAIDIAGAIVGLGITAVVFVPIAIAIKLDSPGAILFSQTRCGHLGRRFQVWKFRSMVSDAEQLKAQVENQNEGAFFKNTHDPRITRVGRFLRKTSLDELPQFWNVLCGEMSLVGTRPPLPEEVDRYEIANWQRLNVKPGITGEWQVHGRSKIRNFEQVIQLDLRYQERWNLKYDLELILKTIVVLFRKDSAF
- a CDS encoding anti-sigma regulatory factor, Ser/Thr protein kinase (similar to AA sequence:cyanobase_aa:LBDG_48300), with product MNDLAATEGVIHFDRLIVQTELTAISQILAWFGTFQQSPVTQAIWLQGQIGLVEGFTNAVRHAHEELPRQTPIKLEAGIYPNHLEIRVWDRGSPFDLDALIDRVEQAYPNPIEHEAHWGAALFKKLRDQHSWQIDYRCSREGQNCLKLTKFY
- a CDS encoding hypothetical protein (protein of unknown function DUF820;~similar to AA sequence:cyanobase_aa:PCC7424_0068), which encodes MVTQQQQTASSEVFYPESDGKPMADNTKQFRWIVVIEQNLEWLFANDPNVFVAGDLLWYPVEGNNRLCTAPDAMVVFGRPKGDRGSYQQWKEDNLPPQVVFEILSPGNTQPEMERKLLFYHTYGVEEYYVYDPDRIQLSGWQRSEDGLLDRIDSMSGWVSPQLEIRFELGAELQLYRPDGTPFFSFAEINQMLDQERQRAERAEQQLEQERQRSQQMAERLRSLGIDPNAL
- a CDS encoding 3-isopropylmalate dehydratase, small subunit (similar to AA sequence:cyanobase_aa:LBDG_48310), yielding MVSEVKTITGRGIPLVGNDIDTDRIIPARFLRCVTFDGLGAQVFADDRVQLQGKHPFDLSQYQGATILIVNGNFGCGSSREHAPQAIAKWGVQAIIGESFAEIFFGNCVAIGIPCITSEPSVTSQLQKLVEDDPQLEILVDLDQMKVRCGSFEADLSMPSGARQMLTSGTWDACGQLVSQADQVRATAAKLPYVAWSR
- a CDS encoding Q4C9B5_CROWT adenylate cyclase (similar to AA sequence:cyanobase_aa:LBDG_23660), which codes for MGIEIERKFLVKNDQWRSLAEGELYRQGYIPTLESTVRIRVIRDRGYITIKGRTQGISRAEYEYEIPVEDATQMLDSLCKPPLIEKYRHKIEWNGLLWEVDDFLGANRGLTIAEVELKSADQSIDLPDWIGEDVSDDPRYYNSNLAQHPYTTW
- a CDS encoding PfkB protein protein (similar to AA sequence:cyanobase_aa:LBDG_23670), yielding MISLGFKRAIVNTIKETLKDGTAMHPRVICLGEILFDQISNQPGLPLESVSSWTSYPGGAPANVACALTKLGTPSAFVGCVGEDELGRSLIDLLKSIPVDTSGIQTYSAPTRTVLVLRSETGDRSFVAFGEQRDTTEFADTHLKADRIPVELFQHADYLVIGTLLFAYPESRAAIDRALELCEQFFVKVVLDVNWRPVFWKDQSIAPKMIHEVIKRADYLKMAEEEAEWLFETTDPGVIAHRVESLEGVLVTAGEKGCAYCLSQKEGKVPAFSIEVEDTTGAGDSFLAGFVHQLCQHQLTEVKQDADRIVRYASAAGALTTMRSGAIDAQPTGAEVDAFLFLQDQES
- a CDS encoding cytochrome P450 (similar to AA sequence:cyanobase_aa:Npun_R4625), which codes for MPPLPPGKFGLPLIGETLEFLIDPKFVEKRYHKYGAVFKSHILGKPAVFMVGAEAVEFLLSSGFDNFSWREGYPETFHKLLGRSLFAQEGEEHRRNRRLIMPAFHGAALARYFEIMDKLICKYLVKWEQQYEFKWFDEFKQLTFEIASQIFLGTDTSDEAKRLSDSFATLTAGFFSFPKLPGSRFHQSMKARQALLDHLDQVIDRRRKQPTDDALSLLIQAEDENGDRLSHKEVRDQALLLLFAGHETTTAMLTWFALELARHPDVLEKARSEQNQFDHPITSDQLTKMPYLDQILNEVKRLYPPVPGGFRGVIKPFEFSGYHIPQGWLAQYSILFTHRLPELYPNPETFDVDRWKDTKQKPFSLIGFGGGSRICIGLAFAKLEMKLIAAHLLRNYNWELLSNQSLKPVLIPTCRPKDGLKVQFQKL
- a CDS encoding NADPH-dependent FMN reductase (similar to AA sequence:cyanobase_aa:AM1_2553), with translation MTDSNSRIQILAISGSLRQISSNTAAIQAAIALSPETVEMQLYSGLGTLPHFNPDLEEPFAVTDLRAQVKWADGLLISSPEYAHGVPGALKNALDWLVSGEEFAGKPIALLNTSPRATHAQASLIEIVTTMAGRVIPEASVTIPLLGKTLDAAGIVADAEISELLKTAIVKLANAIGAIQAE